Proteins encoded in a region of the Vicia villosa cultivar HV-30 ecotype Madison, WI linkage group LG5, Vvil1.0, whole genome shotgun sequence genome:
- the LOC131602742 gene encoding transport inhibitor response 1-like protein Os04g0395600, which yields MKCKRKMDSQNMNPSSVFPDEVLERILSMLQSRKDKSSVSLVCKDWFNAERWSRKNVFIGNCYSVTPEILTRRFPNVRSVTLKGKPRFSDFNLVPANWGADIHPWLVVFAEKYPFLEELRLKRMVVSDESLEFLAFSFPNFKALSLLSCDGFSTDGLAAVATNCKNLIELDIQENSIEDKSGNWLSCFPESFTSLEVLNFGNLTSEVNIDALEKLVGRCKSLKTLKVNRSVTLEQLKKLLVRAPQLCELGSGSFPQELTCQQYAELETAFKNCKSLHTFSGLWVASARYLQVLYPACANLTFLNFSYAPLESEDLTKLLVHCPNLRRLWVLDTVEDKGLEAVGSYCPLLEELRVFPADPFDEDAAHGVTESGFVAVSEGCRKLHYVLYFCRQMTNAAVATVVQNCPDFTHFRLCIMNPGQQDYLTDEPMDEAFGEVVKNCTKLQRLAVSGYLTDLTFEYIGKYAKNLETLSVAFAGSSDWGMECVLVGCPKLRKLEIRDSPFGNAALLAGLEKYESMRSLWMSSCRLTMNGCRLLAEEKPRLNVEVMQEEGGDDSRAEKLYVYRSVAGPRRDAPPFVLTL from the exons atGAAGTGTAAGAGAAAAATGGATTCACAAAACATGAATCCGAGTTCggtttttccagatgaagtgctGGAGAGAATTCTCAGCATGCTGCAATCACGCAAAGACAAAAGCTCCGTCTCATTGGTTTGCAAAGACTGGTTCAACGCCGAAAGGTGGTCGAGGAAGAATGTGTTCATAGGCAACTGTTATTCCGTTACACCAGAGATCTTGACTCGGAGATTTCCGAATGTTCGTAGTGTTACATTGAAAGGGAAGCCACGTTTCTCTGATTTCAACCTCGTTCCTGCTAATTGGGGTGCTGATATTCATCCTTGGTTGGTTGTTTTTGCGGAAAAGTACCCTTTTCTCGAAGAGTTAAGGCTTAAGAGAATGGTTGTTAGTGACGAGAGTTTGGAGTTTCTGGCTTTTTCGTTTCCGAATTTCAAAGCTCTTTCTCTTTTGAGCTGTGATGGATTTAGCACTGATGGTTTAGCTGCTGTTGCCACTAATTGCAA GAACTTAATTGAGCTTGACATACAAGAGAATAGTATCGAAGACAAAAGCGGTAACTGGTTGAGTTGCTTCCCAGAAAGCTTTACATCATTGGAAGTGTTGAACTTTGGCAACCTAACCAGTGAAGTAAACATCGACGCGCTGGAGAAACTTGTTGGTAGGTGCAAATCATTGAAGACTCTGAAGGTTAACAGAAGTGTAACGCTGGAACAGCTAAAAAAACTACTTGTTCGCGCCCCTCAGTTATGTGAGCTTGGCAGTGGCTCATTTCCACAAGAGCTGACATGTCAGCAGTATGCAGAGCTCGAAACCGCGTTCAAAAATTGTAAAAGCCTTCACACCTTCTCTGGTTTATGGGTGGCTTCAGCGCGATATCTTCAAGTTCTGTACCCTGCGTGTGCGAATCTGACTTTCTTGAATTTTAGTTATGCTCCTCTTGAAAGTGAAGATCTTACTAAGCTTCTTGTTCACTGTCCTAATCTTCGACGTCTTTGG GTTCTTGACACAGTTGAAGACAAGGGACTGGAAGCTGTTGGATCATATTGTCCATTGCTCGAGGAACTGCGCGTTTTTCCTGCAGATCCCTTTGACGAGGATGCTGCGCACGGGGTTACTGAATCAGGATTTGTTGCAGTCTCTGAAGGATGTCGGAAGCTTCACTATGTTCTCTACTTTTGCCGTCAAATGACCAATGCTGCTGTTGCTACCGTTGTCCAAAACTGCCCTGACTTTACTCATTTCCGCCTCTGCATCATGAACCCTGGTCAGCAAGATTACCTGACAGACGAACCTATGGACGAGGCCTTCGGAGAAGTTGTTAAGAACTGCACTAAACTTCAGAGGCTGGCTGTATCCGGCTATCTAACTGACCTCACATTCGAGTATATAGGAAAGTATGCCAAAAACTTGGAAACGCTTTCGGTGGCTTTTGCAGGAAGCAGTGATTGGGGAATGGAGTGTGTACTGGTCGGATGTCCGAAGCTGAGAAAACTCGAGATAAGGGACAGTCCATTCGGAAATGCAGCGCTTTTGGCAGGTTTGGAGAAGTACGAGTCAATGAGGTCACTTTGGATGTCGTCCTGCAGACTAACAATGAATGGATGTAGACTGTTAGCGGAAGAAAAACCGAGGTTGAACGTCGAAGTTATGCAGGAAGAAGGAGGCGATGATAGTCGGGCCGAAAAACTTTATGTTTATCGATCTGTTGCCGGGCCAAGAAGGGATGCGCCTCCTTTTGTTCTCACTCTCTGA
- the LOC131605569 gene encoding uncharacterized protein LOC131605569, giving the protein MAKILNSDIQILSEENIEEPQIPTLPTTHNEDVNHVISFKRKNQEIFPPNSLILAEKKKEESHVQPFSKTNNVDANHVISSKGEDQKITTLNSSTGEKERILIEKMNDDPNIKNQLRIGNENESHPISTEGQSQKIHSLQSPVRKSIRILTKKKNGYSNFPTLPQIDNEDENFEILSREDLRIPSSISIVEKNKRGRKRGRPSKQSTSCSKKQKAPNPLWIGRWLKRYKIRRNGRKDAFYIHKMIPKLTCRSKQEVERYEKYGVRPGRKVDENGNEIPKKVTKKEKG; this is encoded by the exons ATGGCTAAGATTCTTAACTCAGACATCCAGATCCTAAGTGAAGAGAATATTGAAGAACCACAGATCCCAACATTACCAACGACACATAATGAAGATGTAAACCATGTGATCTCATTTAAGCGCAAGAACCAAGAGATCTTTCCTCCAAATTCTCTC ATCTTGGctgaaaagaagaaagaagaatcacATGTTCAacctttttcaaaaacaaataatGTTGATGCAAACCATGTGATTTCATCTAAAGGGGAAGATCAAAAGATCACTACTCTGAATTCTTCTACGGGTGAGAAGGAAAGG ATTTTGATTGAAAAGATGAATGACGATCCAAATATAAAAAATCAGCTAAGAATTGGAAATGAAAATGAAAGTCATCCAATCTCAACTGAAGGGCAAAGCCAAAAGATCCATTCTCTTCAATCTCCTGTGCGTAAAAGTATAAGG ATcttgactaaaaagaagaatggATATTCAAACTTTCCAACTTTACCACAAATAGataatgaagatgaaaactttgaaattttgtccAGAGAAGACCTAAGGATCccttcttcaatatcaattgTGGAGAAAAATAAAAGG GGAAGAAAGAGAGGGAGACCATCAAAACAATCCACTTCATGCTCGAAGAAACAAAAAGCTCCTAATCCTTTATGGATTGGAAGATGGCTCAAGAGATATAAAATAAGGAGAAATGGAAGAAAAGATGCT TTCTACATTCATAAGATGATACCTAAACTTACATGTCGATCTAAGCAAGAGGTAGAGAGATATGAAAAGTATGGAGTTCGTCCAGGTAGGAAAGTAGATGAGAATGGAAATGAAATACCCAAGAAGGTCACTAAAAAAGAAAAAGGTTAG